The Paenibacillus sp. BIC5C1 DNA segment TCTCCAGGCACTTCTCCGATCAATGCCTGAGCCAGCTTCAATGCTACACCCGCACCTGCTAACCCTTTAAATGGGTACGGACAGTCCGGGAGTTTGGGATTAATGAGCGTATAAGCCTTAGGCAAAACTTCAGGTGGTTCATGGTGATCCGTCACAATGACTTCCATTCCCAGTGTTGCAGCATAAGCAATCTGCTCTACCGCACTGATTCCGGTATCTACCGTAATCACCAGCGTGACTCCTTGTTGATGAGCCCAATCCAAGGCATGATTGTGTAACCCGTAACCTTCATTGGAACGATGAGGGATATAGATATCATAAGAAGCACCAAGATAACGCATCAGATGGATCATCAGGGATGTACTGGATACACCGTCCGCGTCGTAGTCCCCATATATTAAAATATGTTCTTCACGCTCAATAGCCAGCTGGATTCGGGGCACAGCTTCTTTCATGCCTAGAAGGAGATAAGGATCATGCATCTGATTAAGATCAGGATGCAGAAATTGTTCTGCCTCTGATTCATTATAAACCCCGCGACTGACCAGCAAACGTCCAACAAGTGATGAAACGGAAAGCGCCTGCGAGAGTCCCGCAGCCGCCTCCAAATCGATATTCGGTGTGTTCCACCGGTATTGCGAATAAAGCAATGATAACGCTCCTTTCCTGATCTACTGGACCAAGCTTCATTATTGAATTAATGTCGCTTCAGGATCTGGCAGTTCATGATTGGATTTATAAGGATATCCAGGATCATAAGGTACAGCCTGGATCTGTACTTCTTTCACATGACTGAAACGAGTTAAGAGAAGTGTCTTCGCCCGGTTCGCAATCTCTTGTGCCTCGAGCACGGAAATTCTAGGGTTCACACTAATGACCAGTTCAATCGTAACATCATGTTCCTGTTCACGTGCTACCAGATGTTCAATCGTAATAATGCCATATACACGCTGCACCGTCTCTTTGAAGTCAAGCGCTTCTTCCTGTTCCAATTCCTGAACAAGTGAACCATATACGGTATCCACAATCATTCTGTAGCCTTTGTGAAGCACAAAACAGGAAGCTATCAATGCAGCTGCGGGATCCATGTATCGAAGAATACTCCAACCCATTGTTTCTCCTGTCATGGAACCTACAATACCGACCAAGACAATAAGTGAACAGTAGAGTGCCCGACGATGTTGCTGTGCATAAGCTAGAGCCTGCGATTGATTTCGTTTACGGAAATAACGGTATTGATATTGAAAGATTGCTTCTTTCACAGCCAATGCTGCAAAAGCTACCACAAGGGCATGGGTATACTTTTCTAGCGATTCTGGTTCATCTCCAGACAGACTCCCTAAAGCGGAGATGGCGATTTGCAGGCCACCCATGAGAATGAGCACAGATAATAATACCGAAATTCCAGGTCTCGCGATACGTGAATGTTCCTTTGACCGCTCCCTACGAGCCTTTTTTTTGGTTTGTACAGACTTCGAGGGAAAGAGGCCGGACAATGAAGAAGCAGCTTCTGAAGCAGAGTGCAGGCCGTCTGCAAGCAGCGATTTGCTGTTTGCCATATAACCGAACCCAGCCTTGATTACTGCAAGTGTCAAATTCCCGGCGATCCCGCTCCACGTGGCAGCGTGAACAGAAGGGAAACGTTCTCTGGTCATGGCGATGCCCCCCCTTAATACTCTACCTAAAGTTGCAAAACCGCGCCTGGCAGACGCGGCTTCACAATACAATGTTTAGTTGGATGCTTTAACAGCTGCTTTAGGTTTCTCTGTTTGTTTACCTTTGAGCGCCAGCCACAATGGAGCGGCGATATAGATCGAAGAATATGCACCGAACAATGTTCCGATTACCATAGCAAGTGAGAACATGCGAATGGATTCTCCACCAAAAATAAACAAGCAGAGCGAAGCGACAAACACGGTGAATGTTGTATTCAGGGAACGTGTCATCGTTTGCGCCAAACTGCGGTTGACTACTTCACGCAAATCGGCTTTCGAAGTCTTTTTAGCAAAACGCATATTCTCACGAATCCGGTCGAAGATAACGATTGTATCATTGATCGAGAATCCGACAATGGTCAGTACAGCCGTAATGAAGGTCAGATTCACTTCCAATCGGAAGATCGAGAACACACTAATCACTACAAAGGCATCATGGAAGAGCGCAATTACAGCAGCCAATCCAAACCGCCATTCAAATCGGATCGCTACATAGATCATAATCCCGATACTAGCGATGAGAACCGCGTATATGGCATTACGTTCAAGTTCTTTAGCCATTTCCGGGTCAACCGTGTTGACTTCATAAGAAGCGGTTGAGTCCAGCTTGGTGAACTCTTGCTTAAACTTGCTTTCCTGATTTTCATCCAGTACGTTCGAGAAACGAACGTTAACCCGATCAGCACCAGGTGTAATATGAACATCCTTGGTGTCAACACCTAGGTCACTAACAATGGGCTTGATTTGTTCGGTTGTGATCGCCTTGGATACCGTAATGTCCACGTTAGAACCCGAACGAAAATCTACCGCATAATTCAATCCCAGAGCCAAAATACTAACGATACCTGCAATCGTCAAAATGATGGAAAAGGCATAGGCAATTTTACTGCCTTTAACATAATCAAAATTCCAATTAAAGCGCACGAATTTCACTCTCCTTCACTCCGAAGTACTTAGGCTTCTTCAATACGTTAGCCCGCACAAGCAGGGTCAACAGGAAGCGGGAGAAGAAAATATTCGTGATAATACTGGTCACGATGTCAAAAATCAATACGAGGGCGAAACCTTTAACCGCACCAGTACCCATGAAGAACATAACAGATGCAGCAATAATAGTTGTAATGTTGGAGTCGATAATTGTACGGAATGAACTTTTACCTCCAGCTCTTACCGAAGACAAAATCGACTTGCCACTGCGCATTTCTTCCTTGATCCGCTCGTACGTGATGATGTTGGCATCCACGGCCATCCCTATACCCAGGATAAATGCCGCAATCCCCGGAAGGGTAAGTACGAATTCTCCCATATAGAAGATAGCGAGTACCAGCCACGTATGTGTAATCAGCGCAAAGCTCGCAATAATCCCGGGAATACGGTACAGACCAATCATGAACACCAGAATAATCACGGAACCAATTAATCCCGCTTTAATCGTCTGGTCCAGAGATAGTTTACCAAGCGTTGCACCAACGCTTTGAGAATACTTCTCTGTCAGTTTCAACGGCAACGCGCCCAAATTAATGGTATCACGAAGTTGATTGGCTTCCTCACGTGAGTAGTTACCCGTGATCTGTGCAGAGCCATCACTCAGCTGCTGCTGCACGGTTGGTGCAGATAACAGTTGATCATCCAAATAGATTGCCAATGGTTGTCCAATCAAACGTTTGGTGATTTCAGCAAACTTCGCTTTGTCCTTAACCTTGATGTCGATCATCGGTGCGTTCAACTGGCTGAATACCACTTTGGCACCATTCTCCACGAACTCATTTCCCCGAAGCTCGATTTTGGTGTATTCGCCTTCTTTGTCATTCTCTGCTTTACTGCGGAAGGTCATGACAGCAGGTTCTTTCATTTTGGCTCTGACTTCAGCCTCGTCGGTCACCCCGGCCAGCTTCAAACGGATCCGGTTCGTTCCTTCAGTTGTTACTTCCGGCTCGCTTGTTCCGAGCGCATTGGCACGGCTCTCCAGACTTTTTGCTGTTTGCACCAAAGATGCTTTGGTGACTTGTTGTCCTTGTTCCAGCGGCTCTGCTTCATATAAGATCTCGTAGCCTCCTTTTAAATCGAGGCCCAAGCGTATATTTTTGAGCAGCCCTGGACTTGTGCCCAACATTACTCCTGCGGTCACAAGTACGACCAAAATGAAACTGACGATTCTTTTCATGCCGTTCCTAGATCCCCTTTCGTTCTCAATATTCCCATTATAGCGATGCCGTAAAAAGCAGTCAATTTCCAACAAAAAAGATCCCTTTCGCTAGAAAGAGGACCCCCGGTATGCAGACACGGTCATAAAGTTCATAAAGCTTGTTGCTTTCAGTGACAATATGTCGTTCACCAGTTGGTGAAGCGGTGGAATGCCCTGCTTTTCATATTTATGACTGATGCAATTCCAGACATCTTTGCTGGTGACATATTCGTAACCGACAAGCCTTAGTTCCTCTGCTTTGCTGCGGCAGAGCATCTCTATAGACTGTTCCAACTCCACATCATTCATTTCTTCCAACGGGGAGCCTCCCTTCATACATCCAAGCCTTTATGCGGCATCAATATTACAACATTCGACTTTACCCGATCATATTCCTTCTTGCTGGTGATGGATCTTTTTGTTAATCGTGTCCAAGTTGTCATGAGAAGATATTGGACTGGCATAGGATGAAGAACGACGGCTTTGTCCCGTTTATGAATATCTGTACTCCAACCGGGAAAGAGGGGTAGTCTTGAAGAAACAGACATTTATCCAGGGAGCCATGATCCTGCTCGCCGCAGGCATTATTAATCGGATTCTCGGGTTCATCCCGCGCATTGCGCTGCCACGGGTTATTGGTGCAGAGGGTGTTGGCATCTACCAACTTAGCTATCCATTTTTCATCGTACTCGTCACATTAATCACTGGCGGTATTCCATTGGCTGTAGCCAAGCTCGTAGCCGAAGCGGATACAGGTGCCAACCGTTATTCACCCCAACGAATTCTACAAATCAGCCTGATCTTCACACTGACCCTTGGCGTTGTGTTTATGTTTTTGTGCATTATCTTCGCTCCATGGGTCACCCGTTATGTGCTGACCGATGAGAGGGTCTATCACACGTTTGTCAGCATGAGCCCTATGATTGCCATCATCGCCGTATCTGCAGTCTACAGAGGGTATTTCCAGGGGAAACAAAACATGATGCCTACGGCTGTTTCATCAATCGTAGAAACGGTCATTCGTATTATCTGTGTGATCTGGTTTTCCTGGCTCCTCTTACCCCGAGGAATTGCTCAAGCTGCTGCAGGAGCCATGCTTGGAGCACTCGTCGGAGAATTCGTCGGCATGCTTGTATTACTGTGGAACTATGCTAGACAGAAGAAATATATCGATCAACATCATCCTGTACTCGAATCTCCAATCGAAACCAAATCTGCTATTTCAAAAAACTCAACCGGATCAGAGCCTGGACTTCTGCGTCGATTACTCGCGATTTCCGTACCCGTAACTGCCGGACGGTTAGTTGGTTCCCTCTCCTATCTCGCTGAGACAATTGTAACCGCTCAAAGTCTAGCTATTGCAGGTATCTCCAAAGGGCTCGCCACGGCCCAGTATGGAGCATTACAGGGCATGATTATCCCGCTACTTCTCTTACCGGGAGCATTAACGTCCTCGTTAGCCACGTCACTTGTCCCTTCATTGTCTGAGGCCTCGGCTCAAGGTGACCGTGCGCTCATTCATAAACGGATGCATCAGGCGCTACGGCTAGCACTTGTAACAGGTGCTCCATTTTCTGTGTTTATGTATGTGCTTGCCGAACCGATGTGTCTTGTCCTGTATAATGATGCATCGATCGGAAGCATGCTTAAGCTGATGGCTCCTTTTGCTTTATTTATTTACATTCAAGCTCCTCTTCAAGCCGCCCTTCAAGCATTGGATCGTCCGGGAAAGGCACTGCTCAATACATTTATTGGTGCTGTCATCAAAATCACATTGATTTTGGTACTCGCCTCCCGTCCGGAATACGGTATATTTGGTGCGGTGATTGCCATTTGTGTGAATTCAACGGTCGTTACGCTTTTACATGCAAGAAGTGTCCGCAACCTGTTACAGTTCCGTTTCAAGGTAATGGATTGGGTCAAAACAGGCACTGGTATGGTTATCATGGGCGCCGCTACTCTGGTCATTTATGAACAGACTGCATCCTTGCTTCCGTTTTGGATCAGAATGCTTCTAGCGCCCCTTGTTGGTCTAATCGTTTATTTCATGGTTATGGGTTGGACCAAAATGATTGATTTTCACGATCTTTCCCGTGCTCCCATTATTGGTTCCTGGTTTAAACGCCGTTCCTAGACATCAGTTATCTTTATCATCTTTGGAACTTACATAAACTTTCTCGTTATGATCGATGGAACAGATAAACACGTCTTTAAAGTCCATAATACCTTTTTGCTGAATCTGATTTTTAAGCCAAAATCTCGTTTTCTGAATCAGTTCAAGGTTCTGATCCTGAACTTTTCCATCCATGATCAATGGCAATGGCAGCCCTTCATATTTGATATTCTCAAACCCATCTATTTTATTTTTCTTTGCTTTTTGTTTGGAATTATGTCCTGATGAGCCGCTGTTGCCGCTCGAAGAACTCTGCCCCTTTGAAAAAACAGTCAACTTGCCTGTTGTCTCCAATATGGCGAAGTCAACTTCACCAATGCTGTCTATATTTTGTTCGCGAAGTTGCTGGAGCAAATCGTCCAGATTGTAACGCTGTTTGCGCATCTCATCTCGATGCAATTTACCTTTGGAAATTAACACTGTCGGTTTGCCATCAATCATCAGCCGCAGCTTCCGGCTTTTGAGACTGAGAAAAGCTATGGCAATCTGTACTACCAGTACTGTCAGCATCGGTACAATACCATGGAATAACGGCTTATTGATATCCTCTATAACAAATGCCGCAATTTCCGCGAGCATGATGGATACGACCAGATCAAACATGGATAGCTTCCCGATTTCACGTTTACCCATTATCCGAATTGAGCCATAAACAATAAAGTACATGAGCATGGTTCGAAAGATATGTGCTCCGACATCTGAGAAATTCACAACAGGGGTCCTCCTTCGGATCTGAATTTTATACAGGTACCTGAAGCGTAATCCCTATTTTGGCCTGAAGCTCACATGCTCATGCAAATATAATCCATTCATTTAATGGAAAATTCAGTTCATAAGTCAGAAGGCTTGACCATACACTGTATTAATTTCAAACTTGTACAAGGGGGTTGCTTCATGCAGTTGATTCGCCGAATGGTTTCATTTCGAATGTCTAACCCGATTCTGTCGGGCCTCTGTCATGCTTTTGTGTGGATGATGTTAGGCGCACTGATTCTATCCTTCTTTCTCTGGATGACCGGAATGCGGGAACAGGATCTTTCCCTGTATACGTACGTTGTTCATGGCTTGTCTTTGCTGGTTGGTGGATTTGTATCTGGCAAGAGGTCAGGTGAGCGAGGCTGGTACCACGGAGGTATTACCGGAATCGTATACGGATTAATCGTATTGCTGATCGGGTTTCTGGCACTGGATGCCTCATTCAATTGGAAAGACAGCCTGCAACTCGCAAGTGCATTCCTGATTTCTGCACTAGGCGGCATATTTGGAGTCAACACCCGAAGATCATAGAAAGTAGATTGAGATGTAACGTTTATATGAGAAAAAGAAAAAGAGAACCGGGTCTCCAAGGAGACCCAGTTCTCTGATAATGAAGAATACGCTGCAAACGTACTCATAGCCTTACAGGCTTTTTGAACATCTATGATTTATTCAGCCGTTTCACGAGCAACTGCACTGCTAATCGCATTACGATCGAAAGTCAGTTTAGTAACATCGTTTACACGCAATACAACCACATCATCTGTGATCTCAGCAATTGTTCCGTGAAGACCACCGATTGTCACAATTTTATCGCCTTTTTTCAATTGACTTAACATGGAATTACGTTGCTTCTGTTTTTTGTTCTGTGGACGAATCATCAAGAAGTAAAAAATTGCAACCATGAGTACCAAAGGTACAATCAAAGATACAATTCCACCGCCAGCATTAGCGGTTGTAGCTGGTAATGCCTGGAACATGTAAAACTCCCCCTTATCGACTATACTTACAAATAATGCTTGTTACTGCGGTTCCGCAAAAACCTGATCAGAAACCTTTGTCATTGTCATGAAGACCATATTGATCGAAAAATTCATCCCGGAAATCAAGCAAACGATCTTCCATTATGGCTTTACGCACATTGCGCATCAGATTCTGCAAGAAATGAAGATTGTGGATGGTCGTCAAACGTAAGCCAAACGTTTCATCCGCTTTGATTAAATGACGCAAATAGGCTCTTGAATAGTTACGACAAGTATAGCAATCGCATTCAGGGTCTAGTGGCCCAAAATCGGTTGCAAACTTGGCATTACGAACTACCAGACGTCCTTGGCTGGTCATCGTTGTTCCGTTACGGGCAATTCGGGTAGGCAGAACACAATCGAACATGTCCACTCCACGAATCGATCCCTCAATCAATGCATCGGGTGAACCTACACCCATTAAATAGCGTGGTTTATTGGATGGCAACAAAGGAACAGTGTAATCCAGTACCCCATACATCAAATGTTTCGGTTCTCCAACACTCAGTCCACCAATAGCATAACCCGGGAAATCCATGGAAGTCAAATCTGCCGCGCTCTGGCGACGAAGATCTTCGTGCATGCCACCCTGTACGATGGCAAACAGTCCTTGATCATTAGGACGAGCATGACTTTCCAGACAACGTTCTGCCCAGCGGCTCGTTCTTTCAAGTGATTTTTTTACATATTCATACTCAGCCGGATACGGCGGGCACTCATCAAATGCCATCATAATATCAGAACCCAGTGCATTCTGGATTTCCATTGCCACTTCAGGCGAAAGGAATTTTTTGTCTCCGTTTAGATGGGAGCGGAAGTTAACGCCTTCCTCCGTAATTTTGCGCATCTCACTAAGAGAAAACACTTGAAACCCGCCGCTATCAGTCAAAATCGGACGATCCCAGTTCATAAATTTGTGTAGGCCGCCTGCTTGACGAATAATTTCATGTCCGGGTCTCAGGAACAGATGATAGGTATTGCTCAGAATAATCTGTGCATCCATCTCTTTCAGTTCTTCGGGACTCATTGTCTTCACTGTCGCCTGTGTTCCCACAGGCATGAAGGTTGGTGTCTCAATAATACCGTGAGGTGTATGTACACGTCCCAAACGAGCTCCGGATTGTTTACAGGTTTTGATATGTTCGTACGTAATTGCTGCCATTGGTTTTAATCATCCTCTAAAAATTAATCGTATTACCTTCACATCTTAATAAATCAACATGGCATCGCCAAAACTGAAGAAACGGTATTGTTCTTTAATTGCTTCCTCATATGCATGCATGATTTGTTCTCTTCCCGCAAGTGCACTGACCAGCATGACCAACGTGGATTTGGGGAGATGAAAATTTGTAAGCATCCCGTCGATTACTTTGAACGTATATCCCGGATAGATA contains these protein-coding regions:
- a CDS encoding cation diffusion facilitator family transporter, which translates into the protein MTRERFPSVHAATWSGIAGNLTLAVIKAGFGYMANSKSLLADGLHSASEAASSLSGLFPSKSVQTKKKARRERSKEHSRIARPGISVLLSVLILMGGLQIAISALGSLSGDEPESLEKYTHALVVAFAALAVKEAIFQYQYRYFRKRNQSQALAYAQQHRRALYCSLIVLVGIVGSMTGETMGWSILRYMDPAAALIASCFVLHKGYRMIVDTVYGSLVQELEQEEALDFKETVQRVYGIITIEHLVAREQEHDVTIELVISVNPRISVLEAQEIANRAKTLLLTRFSHVKEVQIQAVPYDPGYPYKSNHELPDPEATLIQ
- the spoVB gene encoding stage V sporulation protein B translates to MKKQTFIQGAMILLAAGIINRILGFIPRIALPRVIGAEGVGIYQLSYPFFIVLVTLITGGIPLAVAKLVAEADTGANRYSPQRILQISLIFTLTLGVVFMFLCIIFAPWVTRYVLTDERVYHTFVSMSPMIAIIAVSAVYRGYFQGKQNMMPTAVSSIVETVIRIICVIWFSWLLLPRGIAQAAAGAMLGALVGEFVGMLVLLWNYARQKKYIDQHHPVLESPIETKSAISKNSTGSEPGLLRRLLAISVPVTAGRLVGSLSYLAETIVTAQSLAIAGISKGLATAQYGALQGMIIPLLLLPGALTSSLATSLVPSLSEASAQGDRALIHKRMHQALRLALVTGAPFSVFMYVLAEPMCLVLYNDASIGSMLKLMAPFALFIYIQAPLQAALQALDRPGKALLNTFIGAVIKITLILVLASRPEYGIFGAVIAICVNSTVVTLLHARSVRNLLQFRFKVMDWVKTGTGMVIMGAATLVIYEQTASLLPFWIRMLLAPLVGLIVYFMVMGWTKMIDFHDLSRAPIIGSWFKRRS
- the secD gene encoding protein translocase subunit SecD, producing the protein MKRIVSFILVVLVTAGVMLGTSPGLLKNIRLGLDLKGGYEILYEAEPLEQGQQVTKASLVQTAKSLESRANALGTSEPEVTTEGTNRIRLKLAGVTDEAEVRAKMKEPAVMTFRSKAENDKEGEYTKIELRGNEFVENGAKVVFSQLNAPMIDIKVKDKAKFAEITKRLIGQPLAIYLDDQLLSAPTVQQQLSDGSAQITGNYSREEANQLRDTINLGALPLKLTEKYSQSVGATLGKLSLDQTIKAGLIGSVIILVFMIGLYRIPGIIASFALITHTWLVLAIFYMGEFVLTLPGIAAFILGIGMAVDANIITYERIKEEMRSGKSILSSVRAGGKSSFRTIIDSNITTIIAASVMFFMGTGAVKGFALVLIFDIVTSIITNIFFSRFLLTLLVRANVLKKPKYFGVKESEIRAL
- the secF gene encoding protein translocase subunit SecF — its product is MRFNWNFDYVKGSKIAYAFSIILTIAGIVSILALGLNYAVDFRSGSNVDITVSKAITTEQIKPIVSDLGVDTKDVHITPGADRVNVRFSNVLDENQESKFKQEFTKLDSTASYEVNTVDPEMAKELERNAIYAVLIASIGIMIYVAIRFEWRFGLAAVIALFHDAFVVISVFSIFRLEVNLTFITAVLTIVGFSINDTIVIFDRIRENMRFAKKTSKADLREVVNRSLAQTMTRSLNTTFTVFVASLCLFIFGGESIRMFSLAMVIGTLFGAYSSIYIAAPLWLALKGKQTEKPKAAVKASN
- a CDS encoding TIGR04086 family membrane protein → MQLIRRMVSFRMSNPILSGLCHAFVWMMLGALILSFFLWMTGMREQDLSLYTYVVHGLSLLVGGFVSGKRSGERGWYHGGITGIVYGLIVLLIGFLALDASFNWKDSLQLASAFLISALGGIFGVNTRRS
- the yajC gene encoding preprotein translocase subunit YajC; the encoded protein is MFQALPATTANAGGGIVSLIVPLVLMVAIFYFLMIRPQNKKQKQRNSMLSQLKKGDKIVTIGGLHGTIAEITDDVVVLRVNDVTKLTFDRNAISSAVARETAE
- a CDS encoding DUF421 domain-containing protein, which produces MLMYFIVYGSIRIMGKREIGKLSMFDLVVSIMLAEIAAFVIEDINKPLFHGIVPMLTVLVVQIAIAFLSLKSRKLRLMIDGKPTVLISKGKLHRDEMRKQRYNLDDLLQQLREQNIDSIGEVDFAILETTGKLTVFSKGQSSSSGNSGSSGHNSKQKAKKNKIDGFENIKYEGLPLPLIMDGKVQDQNLELIQKTRFWLKNQIQQKGIMDFKDVFICSIDHNEKVYVSSKDDKDN
- a CDS encoding post-transcriptional regulator, which produces MNDVELEQSIEMLCRSKAEELRLVGYEYVTSKDVWNCISHKYEKQGIPPLHQLVNDILSLKATSFMNFMTVSAYRGSSF
- the tgt gene encoding tRNA guanosine(34) transglycosylase Tgt → MAAITYEHIKTCKQSGARLGRVHTPHGIIETPTFMPVGTQATVKTMSPEELKEMDAQIILSNTYHLFLRPGHEIIRQAGGLHKFMNWDRPILTDSGGFQVFSLSEMRKITEEGVNFRSHLNGDKKFLSPEVAMEIQNALGSDIMMAFDECPPYPAEYEYVKKSLERTSRWAERCLESHARPNDQGLFAIVQGGMHEDLRRQSAADLTSMDFPGYAIGGLSVGEPKHLMYGVLDYTVPLLPSNKPRYLMGVGSPDALIEGSIRGVDMFDCVLPTRIARNGTTMTSQGRLVVRNAKFATDFGPLDPECDCYTCRNYSRAYLRHLIKADETFGLRLTTIHNLHFLQNLMRNVRKAIMEDRLLDFRDEFFDQYGLHDNDKGF